One window from the genome of Candidatus Hinthialibacter antarcticus encodes:
- a CDS encoding Gfo/Idh/MocA family oxidoreductase: MATIEIPIYMRGVTGRMARRQHLERSLMAIAKEGGLKTPGGDVIVPKPYLLGRSVEKLKPLADEYGLPCGDDINVAFEDTNEFRVFFEGAITKVHHAGITQAIDAGMNIFSEKPITLTIDEAIDVAKRAAAKGIKGGVVQDKRYLPGTAALAHVINSGMIGDPFHVQLEFGYWVFPDSGTRPDWNSDKEAGGGIVYDMVAHWDYVLQMLVGRPVNVSALTDMAVKQRTRDGQPVTTTAEDSVYATFKSEQGVICSTASSWCRRPRKRGLLEIKVQGTKGAAEAYLDRCFVMTDERTPVIAWDPDTASRVEFDDGWERIEAPEVPANAFRYQWEKFLMHLVCDGENPADLVEGAQGVEASARAYESAEKNGAPINIRDIRSIL, encoded by the coding sequence ATGGCTACCATTGAAATACCCATTTATATGCGAGGCGTAACCGGACGCATGGCGCGCCGCCAACACCTGGAGCGCTCGCTGATGGCGATTGCGAAAGAGGGCGGTCTCAAGACGCCCGGCGGCGATGTGATCGTTCCCAAGCCGTATCTATTAGGCCGCAGTGTAGAAAAACTCAAACCGCTTGCGGACGAATACGGCCTGCCTTGCGGCGACGACATCAATGTTGCGTTTGAAGATACAAATGAGTTTCGCGTATTTTTCGAAGGCGCGATCACCAAAGTCCACCATGCGGGCATCACCCAGGCGATTGATGCGGGGATGAATATATTTTCAGAGAAGCCCATTACGCTGACGATTGACGAGGCGATCGATGTCGCCAAACGCGCTGCCGCCAAGGGAATCAAAGGCGGCGTGGTGCAAGATAAGCGCTACCTGCCCGGCACCGCCGCGCTGGCGCATGTCATCAACTCCGGCATGATCGGCGATCCGTTTCATGTTCAACTCGAATTCGGCTACTGGGTGTTTCCTGACAGTGGAACCCGCCCCGATTGGAACTCAGACAAAGAAGCGGGCGGCGGCATCGTCTATGACATGGTGGCGCATTGGGATTACGTTTTGCAGATGTTGGTCGGGCGCCCGGTGAACGTGTCGGCGTTGACCGACATGGCGGTCAAACAGCGAACCCGCGACGGTCAGCCCGTCACCACGACGGCGGAAGATTCGGTCTATGCGACATTCAAATCTGAACAAGGCGTGATCTGCTCGACGGCGTCATCCTGGTGTCGGCGTCCGCGCAAACGCGGTTTGCTCGAGATCAAAGTGCAGGGAACCAAGGGCGCGGCGGAAGCCTATCTCGACCGTTGTTTCGTCATGACAGACGAACGGACGCCGGTCATCGCCTGGGACCCTGACACCGCATCCCGCGTTGAATTTGACGACGGCTGGGAACGCATCGAAGCGCCGGAGGTTCCGGCGAATGCGTTTCGCTATCAGTGGGAGAAGTTCCTGATGCACTTGGTCTGCGACGGCGAGAATCCCGCCGACCTGGTCGAAGGCGCCCAAGGTGTCGAGGCCTCCGCCCGCGCGTATGAATCAGCGGAAAAGAACGGCGCCCCAATTAATATCCGAGACATCCGTTCAATTTTGTAA